The Eublepharis macularius isolate TG4126 chromosome 15, MPM_Emac_v1.0, whole genome shotgun sequence genomic interval TTTGTGTAACCAAAGAGCAAACTCTTTGTGTAACCCCACCCCATCTTAAGAGAAATGTATTTGACTATATGAATTCAATAAAGACTGTACAATGTTGTAAAaagagtgttggaccaggatctgggagtcccaggttcaaattcttgctctcccatggaagcttgatgggtgaccctggaccagtcacaaactttcaacttaacctacctcgcagggttattATGAGGAGAAAGTGGGAGATGGGAATGGGGTAagttcccctttggggagaaaggcaggagtgcAGGTGaaccaaataaagaaataataaagtcGTGAATATATAAAACTAATAAgagcagggtttttaaaattttggaaGCGTTTATCCGCTTCATCGTTTTCCTTAtattttcttcctcatattctgaACAATGGAATGTTCATAAACATTACGTAACAGCTTGGCATGCAAGAGGCATGCATGGGCTCTTTTCAGTGAATGGAGGCCACCCATTAATGAGGATGATCTTAAGAACCTCATCCTGCAgttgaggaggggctgtggctcggtggcagaatcttctttgcatgcagagaaaggcccaggttcaatcctcgctGTCACTAGTTAAAAGGATGAAGTagttgctggtggtggtggtggtggtggtggtggtgtgtgtgtgtgtgtgtgtgctggaaacGTTTTTGCTTTGCTATCTGATTTTGGAGGGTAAAcgagcaagactctaatctgaaaAGTCATTTGTCTTTCCACAACTGCACAAAGATTATCCAAAGCTGATTtcggtttttaaaaaagagggttaCTACTATATGATTATGGCTTTctggcaagccagatctcattagatctcagaagctaagcaggttcagccttggctaataattggatgggagacctccaaggaagacgagagttgcagaggcaggcaatggcaagccacctctgttagtctctagccttgaaaaccccagcagggctcaccttatgtcagctatgacttgatggcactttccaccatcgcTGCCATAGATGATATATTTAAACTTCTGTCCACAGGCTTTATACACTAAGACATTGTGAACACtagttggttgttgtagattttctaggctgtatagccgtggtcttggcattgtagttcctgacatttcgccagcagctgtgactgacatcttcagaggtgtagcaccgaaagacagaattctctcagtATCAATTTGTGGAGAAAATGTCTCCacacattttctccacacatgaacactgagagaattctgtctttcggtgctacacctctggagatgccagtcacagctgctggtgaaacgtcaggaactacaatgacaagaccacggcaatacagcccggaaaacccacaaccaccacagttctccggccgtgaaagcctttgaaaaTACATTGTGAACACTCCTGATTTCTATCTAGACAGCCGAACAGATTCTAGTCAGAAGCCATTTGATAACGCAAGCCCAGCATCCAGtctacccctccctccctcagtaAAACTGTTGAGACTGAATATTTCCTCACATTTGTtcattttcttcctttaaaaCTTTTATGACCTCTTCCTTCCCTTTCACTCACCTTCTGTCCAAATTGCTTAAGTCAGTTATTTCCTAACTATTTTCCTTTACTAAGAGAACTgatattcttttttctttgtctctgtatTTGGTACAACCGTTGGCCTGGAagtgaagtgttgttactttctttGATTCTCTTCAGTCCTGGAAGCCTGTGGAGACCCCAGAAACATTTTTCACCCATTGTTAGCTTCTTACCTACAATGCAGCAATCGTGTTTGACTTTTCCACATGATTTTCCATCCAAGTATGGTGAACATGGAGCGAGAGAGATCACGCCTGCTGGCTTCACTGCCGGTGCTCTAGACATTGACTGAGTCTTGCTGCCTGTCATTTATGTACACAGAACATGTATACTATCTGCATGTGCAATCTGAGATTCCACACAACATTCTGGACCCACAAAATGAATTAATACAGAGGGCTAAAATATACAacgccctgacctagatagcccaggagagcctgatctcgtcagatctcagaagctaagcagggtcagccttggttagtaactggatgggagacctccaatgaagaccagagttgcagaggcaggcaatggcaaaccatctctgttattttcttgccatgaaaaccacagcaggggttgccataagtcagtaatgacttgatggcaccaccAAAATACACAATGCACCCCAAACATGTCAAATCACAGATGCGTGGCTGGAATTGGGAGAATTTGCCTGAAACGACACTTATTTACTCAGCAGTGCAAACAAGGGGAGGGAACTTCTGAATTCCTTCCCATGGTGCATTCACCAGCAGAAACAGTTTTTGCCCCTTTTCTTTGGCTCCACATGTCCTTCCTAGGGCATAGAGGGCAAAAAGCCCTCCCCTCATCTCCTTTCCACTAGCAAaagcagggtgggaggggaactgGAAGCGCCTTCTCTCTCCTCATAGCACCTGGCGAATGAGTAGTTTAAGGCAAATTCCCCCAATGTATGTCTGACTGTGAGTTGGGTTGCCCACTTGTGTCAAGCGTACCAGAGATTGGGAGTTGGACTGTGAAGGCTTCCCTTCATACGCCATGGTGCATGGTTGGGAGTTTGTGTGAAAAGGGAACTGGACTGTAATTTTCCCGGTTCTCTCACACCAACCCCCACCTCTTTTGCTACTTTCAAGTTCATAAGTAGAGAGGCTTCAATTAACATGTTTTTGTTGCAATAAAGATCAGGAAAGGTGGCAATTTGGCAAAGCTTCCTTGAAAACTGCCCGTCATGTAGAGATGGGTAACCCGGAGAGGCTAAGTATGAGCCCAGAAGACTACATCCCCCCACCCTTTAAAACTGTCCCCTGTCCCTGGGTAGGAAAACAGATCGCATACTATACTCTTTGTCTCAGAAGCTCACTGGAACTCAGGACTTTGATGGAATGAACCAAAGTTGCTATGTTCCACTTCGCTCCCAGCCATTCAAGATGGCTTCCTTCAGTTGCTGCTAGGAGCACATGGTAAGGTATAAATAGGTCGTTGGcttaaggccagggctttttttctgagaaaagaggtggaggaactctcaagcgtatctacaggaccgtctctccccatgtattccccagaggacactccaatcaggggacaaacagctgttggtggtccctggccccaaggaggcccgcctagccttgactaaagccagggccttttcggtcctggctcccacctggtggaatgctctgtctgctgaaatcagggcccggcaggacttacaatctttttgccgggcctgcaagacagagttgttccgccaggcatatggctgaggctgggcctccgccagcctggaaaaaaggggtgtataaaaccctccctgtgaaggctgtccaccatcttgttttaaatgtgttgtttttaatgaatatggatttttaactgtattttaattgtattttaatatgttattcgccctgagcccgcttgcggggagggcggaatacaaatttgaaataaataaaataaaaataaaataagaggaaagtgagggagaaacacatccaATGCATCGGGCGAAGGTGGCAGGGGGGGCATTTAAAagcccccccttctcctgctgctcatgagtggcagaagaaggggtgctttcagtttcaaacaccccgctGCCGGCTTCACCCGATGCAtcttgcagagatcagttcccctgatggGAATGGCCATTTTAGAAGGGAGATTTGGAAGGGGGTGtgcaagtttaaaagttaaagtgtCCCTTCTGCGTGGCCTGCAAGCCGtggggaaaggggtgctttaacttTTAACTCCcacacttgcttcagctgaccggCAGGgagcctcctgtcagctgaagcaagccatgAGGGTTTAATGCACcctttccaaaatggccatttccaaaaTGGGTcctttccaaaatggccatttactccaggggaactgatctctgtctagagatcgggggggggggcagggtcaccagacacgtgactgttttcaagaggtgccagaactgcattcccccgtgttcctgctgaaaaaaagccctgcttaaggcTACAGTGAAGagaggcagagcagaaagtctAAGGGCATCTTTACGTGATACACAAACTTGAGTATCATTAGGAGGAACTGCAACCCATTTATGTTTAACATGACtggaagcttacctttaaaatggagtagaggggacaaataataacaacaacaacagtgtgcttatatactgcccttctggacagattagtgcccactcagagcagtgaataaagtcagtgttattattttcctcactatacagctggggagctcgggCTGAGtggggtggcttacccaaggctacctgctgagctcatggcactagtaggatttgaactagcagagtgctgattcacagcccagccacttaaccaccatgctacagcagctctgaaaTAAtcttctgtgcatgtgcagaggcaACCCCTCCTTTCTACACCATGCCAAGAAGAGCCATGGGGGGAGGGCTATTTGCATTACTGATGGTTCCACGCATCTGTCAAGGATCTTCCCACATCTTCCGATCTCACCTGGGCAGAGGCATGGAACCCGGAAGTAAGGCACATAGCACCCTCACCCCATGGCATCTGTTTGCTAGTTAAAGCATGCAGGGTGGGAAGGAATCGCTGAAGAGGCACCTATCTCTTTGTGTGTGCATGGGGGATGCTTTACACCCTACCCACACTTGCACTGTTTTAAAGGTAAACTTGCAGTCACATGTTCAACATGAGGTGAGTTTGGGTTTCCTTCAAACCAAATTCAAATTTCTGTAAGGTGTAAAGAGGcccccagctagggttgccagctccaagtctggaaattcctggagagctggggggtgaaacctggagaaacctggagaaagtggggtttggggagagaaagaaccttcgcatggcataattccatagagtccaccccccaaagtagccattttctccaggtgaactgatctctgtggcctggagaccagttgtaattccgggagatccccagccactacctggaggctggcaaccctacccccagcTGCTGCCGAGTTAATAGCATCCATAATAAGGTTTGAAGAAACATCTTCAAGAGTTTCTCTTCTCACCCAGCTTACTACCTGAATGGCCCATCTGCAAGGCAGGAAATCCCAAAGGAAGAATGACAAGCAACAGTCCTTCTGCGGTTCAgttcctccttcctccccaaagTTTTCTTTCAGTAGGTAAAATGGCTGCTTGAAGTTGAATTAAGGAtctgggaggcagggagggaagagctCTCTAACCCTTTCCTTCTCAGCTGCTTGCACAAAATAcacctctccaggcaccaccacccaccccaccACCAGCTGCTTTTCTCCTTAGATCAAGGATACAGGCTTCTATATTACTTCTCCgcaaggcttttttttctgggaaaagaggtggtggaactcagtgggtttagattgcccccccctgcgtcgctcagcagtacggagggcaatctcaactcccctctgtctggagattagggggcggggccaccagccatgtgaccattttcaagaggttccggaactccattccactgtgttccagctgaaaaaaaatcctgcttctcCAAGAAATGCCACTAGGAGGAAAGATTCTGAGCAGGCTGGGAGAGGTGAGTTCTTGTGAGTTCTTATCATTTACTCGTGAGTTCTTATCATTTCCCATGTGCAGAAGGGTCCATTTGAGAACCATGTCATGCATGGATTCCAGCCTTCCCCTATGTCccgttttcccaacctgaaataatCCCGGAGGGCCTATTGGAGATAACCAGATGTTCACTAGGATATAATTCAGGTTGCCAACCCCCCAGTAccccaggctgcagagatcagttcccctggagaaaatggctgttttggagggtggactttatggcattagaccctgctgaggtccctccgctCCCCAAACCCGCCTTCTCCATACTctaccccctaaatctccaggaatttcccaacttgaagctagCAACCCTAATACATGTGGGTTTCCACAATGGGCCAAATAGCAGCCACCAAGACCATTTCAAGTCTGGAAAATGGTACAcgggaaggctgaagcccattTGGCACAAACAATGTAATCTTGATCTAAATCAGGTACTGCATCCTGGGGAACTGAGAAGGCCTCTAACTCACGTTGGACTGTTACACAGGATGTGGACCCCAGACCCAGCCTGTGTGCTCCGTAATGTGTGAATCAGCGACCACCAAGCTTTCTGGCCCAGCTCACATGACCACAACAACCTTGTCaaaccaaatattttttattcagatgggggaaggaaagaaagacatggatttaaccctgactttaaaaaaaacaagaggtaATTGGCATTAAAATATGTAGGAAAACgtgaatgatttatttatttatgttatttatagtccacctttctcacggagGCTCGAGGTAGATTGCGCCCGGTAAATGgatacaatcaataggatgacaGCTCTAATGAgaaatgtaataggactaggatttcaGAGATATGAAAAAAAGCATAAGTAATCGACAAGAAATATTAAACATGATTTATGCAGCTACACAATGAATAGGAAAAAAATACTAGACagaaggaaaaaataacagaCGGGGCTAAACACCCTGACACAAAATAATATATGTCTGCATAGACCCATCTtgggttctgtttcttggtcataTATTAGAGCAGGACAGAATAACTGAGAAATAGCTTTATATATAAATTAAGAAATCTTTGATATTTCCATGCTACCCCCACTAGTTTACAGCATAATAATTTTGGGGTGGAAAAGTCTCCTTGCAAGGGAGCCTAGACATATTCCAACTTCAGCCACATTTGATTGCATGTGGCTAATACACATGCAAATGAGAGTTGTGTAATACACACACAAATGAGAGTTCTTACACTTTATTATATCTGACTCATCCACAAAGTGCACAGAGGATGCGTTGAGTGCTGAAATGTACAAACACATCAGATGTATATAAGCTGTGTGCACATATCTTCCCCTCCATGAAACGGTGCAACCAACTTCCTAAAGACGTCCACCAATTTGTGGCAGAAATAACTGAGCTAAAGAGAGTAAGGAGTCCACCCGTCTGCTGAAAAGATGGGGGGAGATAGAATGATGAATGAATACATTGAACAGTCTTGCGGGGAAGTTGGGGAGTTTTGGAAACAAAGGTCAGCAATATTCATAAGTTTTGGGAGTCCAGCTCAATTGAGGATTTGGTCTTTGTCTGTGTTGTACTCTGGCTGATCTCTTCAGCGAAGGCGTTCTCAAACACAGAGAAGAGGGAGCGTTTCAGCCTTTCCTTGAAATCATGCCCCATAAAGACGTACAGGATGGGGTTGAGGCAGCTGTTGATGAAGGCCAAGCTGGATGTCAAAGGAATACCAATTGAGAGTACCGGAAACAGTGTTGGGTCCTTGTAGGCTTGAATCTCAAGGAAAGAGAAAACGTGATAGGGGAACCAGCAGATGAAAAAGGCCAAAATCACTGCGGTGATGACCCTGAAGGGCTTGCTCGATGGAGCCAAGTGGTCCCTCTTCAGCCGCAAAACAATCGCCCCATAGCAAGCAATAATGACACTGAAGGGGATAGCAAAGCCAAAGATGAAACGGCTGATAGTCATAGCACGATGGGTGGTTTGGGCCAGTTCTGCATTCCAGCTAAAATTGTTATAGCAGTTGATCACGTCTTCACTCATTGCAGTCTTCCTGAAATGGATGTTTGGCGAGCTCAACACCAGCGCCAGGATCCAAACCCCCAAAGCCACAAAGGAAGCCAGGCGAGGGGTCCGGTGATTCTGAGCCCACACAGGGTACCACACCGAAACACAGCGGTCTATGCTGATGACCGTGAGGAGGTAAACGCTGGCGTAGAGGTTGAGGAAGGCCGTGGCGCTGTTCAGTTTGCACATGGCCTCCCCAAATGGCCAGTGAAAGTCCAGAGCTAGGTAGGCGATGCTCAGTGGCAGGAAAAAGGTGAAAGCGAAGTCGGCGATGGCCAAGTTGAGGAACCAGATGGTGTTGACCGTCTTCTTCATACGGAAGCCAGTGATGAAAATGACCAGCCCGTTTCCAATGGCCCCCAATAAGAAGGCAATGCTGTAGATGACCATAGAGAGAATGTTCATCGTTTTCCGCAAATTGTGTTGGAAGATCAATTCTTCATAGTCATAATCTTCGTCTAGGAAGGCATCCTTAAGGCCAGTAGGTAAAGTTGTATCTGCCATTCTCTTTGGGAGAAGGTCTTGATTTACTCTTGTCTTCTGTCTTCTCCTGTATAGAATAAAAGAGAAATCATGTTAAGTACTGCTTTGTAGGATGAGTCTACTCCCCAGCTATCTGAGCAATTGGTTTTCAACACTCAACTGCCTATGGAGCTCCATAAACCGGATCTACAGAGGACAGatagtaaaaggtaaaggtgcaagcactgagtcattactgacccatggggaaacGTCGCATTTTCTTGACAAACTTTtgttactgggtggtttgccattgccttccccagtcatctacactttaccctcaggaaactggggactcattttaccgacctcggaaggatgaaaggctgagtcaaccttgagctggctacctgaacctggcttccgcctggatcgaactcaagttgtgagcagagcttgggttgcagtactgcagtttaccactctgtgccatggggcagaTATTGCCCCGGAATTTGTGCCGCAGCATCTAGAAGGATCCTATGCCCTCAATGAGAAGGTACCATTTAGCTACTACAGGTAGTAGTAGTTGTTGATAGACCTCTTCTTCACAAATGTGTTTGTTCCTTTTCCAAAGCCATCTAAGCTCATGGCCATCACCACCATATCTTGTGGCAGTAAGTGCCACACAGGCCAGGGATGAttaagaacagggctttttttctgggaaaagaggtggtggaactcagtgggttgccctcggagaaaatggtcacatgaccggtggccccaccccctgatctccagacagaggggagttgagattgccctccgcaccgccgagcggcgcggagggcaatctaaactcccctctgtctggagatcagggggcggggccaccagccatgtgaccattttcaggaggttccggaactccattccactgcgttcctgctgaaaaaaagccctggttaagaacAACACCAGCCACACACCAGGACAGAAGCACACTCATGCAATATGTagcataaaatgtaaaataattaGAATACATGAGTGAGAATCCTAGTAAAAAGTGAGCATAGACaagttccatttttttaaataaaattttattttaaataaaataaaataaagtaagtgcatagtataaaagtgaggaagattctaaattagacattaaattaaaaattataccatcttatacaaccaataagtatataaacagcaCAGTTATAATAGTTTGgggagtaaaacaagcaatacatttaaatTTCTTTGACTTGATAAACAAAGCATTACATATTTGTTTCCCCTAAGTctaaatacataacatttctccttttctctccttccctccctgcctctaaGCTTCTATGTCAATTAATTTCGCccaagtaatcaaagaaatctttccattttttccaaaactCGGTTATCACATGTTCCATTGTTTCCAGCCTCTGAACTCTGCTGGTTGAAAAGCAACTTGGAGAAGTACGTTACAGGGGAAAATGGCAAAATTCCtcattttattgaatttatttacctcattagtaataacaacaacaccactggatttatataccgcccttcaggacaacttaacacccactcagagtggtttacaaagtacgttattactatgcccacaaaaatcaccctgtgaggtgggtaggcctGAGAGAActtcgagagagctgtgactgactcaaggtcacccagatggcttcaagtggaggagtggggaatcgaacccggttctccagtttCGAGTCccgccactacaccaaacaggctctcaaTTGCCTCATTAGTTCTCCACTTTCCTCCCTGATGAGGACCTGAAGTGACTTACAACAtattccccctccattttatccccacaacaaccctgtgaggtaggttaggctgagagtgtgtgattggctcaaggcagcccagcaaacttccataagagagcagagatttgaacctggctctcccagatcctagtctgaccatctaaccactacaccacactggctctcaagtttTTACAAGAGTTTGGGAGAGTCCCCCTGTGTTGAAGATGTACGTGTTCCACCCAAAGATGTTCTATATTTCCACTGTTCTATCAGTAAAGCATAAATGGGGTGGTGCTTCCCCGCTGGAATTCTAAGTATCAGACCCTGCCCCAATTTTTCTTCAGAGCTGGGCCGGTTAGGCTCTGTCCCCGAGTTCAAAGGCTACCCAAAGAGAGCGGCAATGGCTTGTAATAAATGATGTTTCTTAAAAGATAAGAAGTACATAATGGTACACAAGACAGCCGTTCTTCAGCACATGCGGGGATCCTTTCTGCGGCAGATAAACTACAGGGCCTTGGTTACTTACATTTGTTCTGCTCCTCGTTCCCAGCAAAGGGttatacagttgccaacctccaggtggggcctgaagttctcccagaattccagcttatttccagactacagagatcagttcccacggagggcaggaagggttacatcagagcttagttttcatggccccttcttgcatgcccagggtaaggccgattgcaaccttgaggtcaggtagcgaatttccctaggccagtttggctagggatctggacagagttttgccatcttttgggcatggagtaagggtcactgtgtggggggggggggcggtatttgggaattccctgcattttgcagggggtcagactagatgaccctagaggtaccttccaacccagTGATTCTGTGGAGAAAATGTCAGCTTGGGGGGGGTAGACTGTATTGCATCAGAACCCTGCTgagttctctccccttcccaaactccacctccaAAAcaccagtaatttcccaacccagtgaTGATAAACCTAGTTAGACAGTTAACCGTGGATTTTATACAGGAAACCTCTGGTTTCTgtactgtggctgattccgcacacgttggataatgcacttccaatcctctttatagatcatttggaatggatttttttgtgtgcggaacaaaaaattcacctcaaacgattgataaagtgcactgaaagtgcattatccaacgtgtgcggaatcagccaatgcaAGCACAGAACCAGCCAACCCCCTTCTCTGCCAGAAACAATTAAGTGTCTGTGTTTACAGCTAGTTTATCACAACTACATCACAACGATCTAGCACTGCATGAGCTCTCACAGTAGCTAAGGATGTCTTCTGCttcagtagagttgccagtctccaggagagtcctggagatctcttgggatTGCAACTTATcaccagcctacagagatcagttcccctggagaaaatgctttggagggtggactctacagcattataaccTGCTAATCTCCAGCCCTTCCCCAAACCACATCGTCCCCAAGCTCCAtctctaaaatctccaggaatttcccagtccagaattggcaacccggTGCTTCAAGCCAGCCCATGTGGAACTGGGAGCTCATGCAAAACACAAACCCAGAGCCTGTGAATAATTCACTAATTAATATTTCCTTGAGATGGCAATGGTCTACCATTTATTCCGACTCTATTAGAcccatggttgccagcctccagacagggaatggagttttcccagaattattactgatctccagactatagaggaaAAGCAGCTTTGGGAGGGAGAACTCTACAGTATCACATTCTGAGTTCcctcctgcccccaaatctccaggaatttcccaagctgaagttggcaaccctaattacaccTCCCGAGAGCAGAGCATTTCAGACGACTGCAATTACGGTTTCCTAATTCCATAAGCAGAGAAAAAGATCCCATTTCGCCCCTCGGACCCAATTGTTCATCCCTCCAGCCTAAGCCTGAAGCACCCAAAAGCCAAGGACATAAAAACTTGTCCCGTATATGATCACTGCCATTTCATTGGAGTCCATGGTTTACCTTGCAATTCTAATGAACTTCACTTTCCTAACACCTCCCCATTGCCATATTCCTGTTGCTTGTAATTTGGTGTATAAATATCTCTCCGACAAATGGAgactgtgcatctgatgaagtgagctctgactcacaaaagttaaagctggaataaattttgttagtcctcaATAAAGTGCTGCAGGACTCCCATTGGCTTCTGCCGCAAAAGACTTGCGTGGctacccctgccccccccaatgcaatcctaagcagagttacgctctCCTAAAACCATGGACTTCCATGGAAGTTGGAAcagtttaactctgcttaggacgacACTATTCATTTACTGCCACTGACCTGGAATGGGGCTGAACCACACCCCAGATAGTAGATCAGGTGCTCCTGTGTGAGATTTCCCTCCGAAGAACAGCTCAGAAAAATCGGACGACTAAAAATGAAGTTGCTTAGTAAGCAGCTATCCGGCAAGGAAATTTATCATCTGCGGATCCGTTTACAACCCTGCAGTCTTGTTCTGTTTTTGGGGTCTTCCGTTATATACGAGCTCTCAGTAGATGTGGAAATGACAGATGACCCACAGCTATGCATCAGCTTTGTGGGCGGGTGCTGGGGAGAGTTGGACACCATTGCGCAACACACTGAAAGTGAGTCCTGCACTACTGGTGTGCATGTTATTAATGGAGTGCAAGAtaaggaacttttaaaaaaaataaataaatccgttTCCTTCAGCAAATGCAGGGTTTTGCAGAAGCACGGCTAAGGAGAATTGGATCCCTGTTCTGCCTGGCTCTGGCGTTAGTCCTTTAATATAATAAAAACTCGGTGAAGCTCTCTTTAGCATGAGGTGTACAATAGTCAGAAGAGCTGCAGCCGCTTAATTTTGGTGTTTCTGAATGCTGTCAATGGAAGAAGCCGGTGAGAAGGGAAAATGCCTCTTAccaatatgcaaaaaaaaaaaaagtccttttaaGTTGTGTGTGGAAAATTTCTAGTCTGTAAGTTAACAGAAACCTCCAGCTAGGGCGCCCAGTAGGACTGCAGAAGAAGAGGCCCCCTCCGAAGACAGAGCAAAAGGAGGAGGAATGATGCAGTGAGAAAAGGAGTAGTTTTATTCCATtacagagccccgtggtgcagagtggtaagcggcagtactgcagcccaagctctgctcgcgacctgagttcgatcctggcggaagctgggttcaggtagccggctcaaggttgactcagccttccatccttccgaggtcggtaaaatgcgtccccagtttcctgggggcaaagtgtagatgactggggaaggcaatggcaaaccaccct includes:
- the LOC129343387 gene encoding chemerin-like receptor 1, producing MADTTLPTGLKDAFLDEDYDYEELIFQHNLRKTMNILSMVIYSIAFLLGAIGNGLVIFITGFRMKKTVNTIWFLNLAIADFAFTFFLPLSIAYLALDFHWPFGEAMCKLNSATAFLNLYASVYLLTVISIDRCVSVWYPVWAQNHRTPRLASFVALGVWILALVLSSPNIHFRKTAMSEDVINCYNNFSWNAELAQTTHRAMTISRFIFGFAIPFSVIIACYGAIVLRLKRDHLAPSSKPFRVITAVILAFFICWFPYHVFSFLEIQAYKDPTLFPVLSIGIPLTSSLAFINSCLNPILYVFMGHDFKERLKRSLFSVFENAFAEEISQSTTQTKTKSSIELDSQNL